A portion of the Chthonomonadales bacterium genome contains these proteins:
- a CDS encoding ATP-binding protein — protein sequence MAVARGGAAMTQREDTPVGTVRGPGDSAHEYVFVTQDPEQRVGYGEFVTYRALADGEERAIFGRVSARVPERRYPVGLLAAPGAPPDEIAAMLGYDADLGGTELDAVTATVLGYHDAALGEFVNPRCPPRQGMPVRIAGDAELMAVLGSRRRGEVGSAEVGSLLSRPQGAVPIVLDVRAITSTHLAIIAGTGSGKSYLAGVLLEEMLQPWNRAAVLVIDPHGEYGTLDRLADCEALRGDDGYRPEARIVHPGDIRVKLCSLQRGDFRYLMPEMSERMFHVLEEAIRRLERERRGAWTLDDLLRAVEGSDPTERGEPGMTAFALHWRLKSTFRDATDIFSDHENLRLDDLFAPGRCTVLQLNEVDHRAQQAVVATLLRRLYAARMRTHRGQADEDGADYLPFPVFTLIEEAHNFAPASGDGIATGILKTILGEGRKFGVGVGLISQRPGRLDGDALSQCMTQFLLRIVNPLDQESVSRAVEGVGRDLLRELPALSKGQALMAGRAVNTPVLCRVRQRLTPHGAEDPDAPAAWVEYHRRAAQEEQRKLALPGAAARVTPRSPFRT from the coding sequence ATGGCAGTCGCGCGTGGAGGCGCAGCGATGACGCAACGTGAAGACACGCCGGTCGGGACGGTCCGCGGGCCCGGCGACAGCGCGCACGAGTACGTGTTCGTGACGCAGGATCCCGAGCAGCGCGTCGGCTACGGGGAGTTCGTGACGTACCGCGCCCTGGCCGACGGTGAGGAGCGGGCGATCTTCGGGCGAGTCAGCGCGCGCGTGCCGGAGCGGCGCTACCCCGTCGGCTTGCTGGCGGCGCCCGGCGCGCCGCCCGACGAGATCGCCGCAATGCTGGGCTACGATGCCGATCTCGGCGGGACGGAGCTCGACGCGGTGACCGCCACGGTGCTCGGGTATCACGACGCGGCGCTCGGCGAGTTCGTGAACCCGCGCTGCCCGCCACGGCAGGGCATGCCCGTGCGCATCGCCGGTGACGCGGAGCTGATGGCCGTGCTGGGCAGCAGGCGCCGAGGCGAGGTCGGCTCGGCGGAGGTGGGCAGCCTGCTCAGTCGGCCACAGGGCGCCGTGCCGATCGTCCTGGACGTGCGCGCCATCACGAGCACCCACCTGGCCATCATCGCCGGCACCGGCTCGGGCAAGAGCTACCTGGCGGGCGTGCTGCTGGAGGAGATGCTCCAGCCCTGGAATCGGGCCGCCGTGCTGGTGATCGACCCGCACGGCGAATACGGCACGCTCGACCGGCTCGCTGACTGCGAGGCGCTGCGCGGCGACGATGGCTATCGTCCGGAGGCGCGCATCGTGCACCCCGGAGACATCCGCGTGAAGCTCTGCTCGCTCCAGCGCGGCGACTTTCGCTACCTGATGCCCGAAATGAGCGAGCGCATGTTCCACGTGCTCGAGGAGGCGATCCGCCGGCTGGAGCGGGAGCGCCGGGGCGCATGGACGCTCGACGACCTGCTGCGCGCCGTGGAGGGGAGCGACCCCACGGAGCGAGGCGAGCCCGGCATGACCGCGTTCGCGCTGCACTGGCGGCTCAAGTCTACCTTCCGCGACGCCACCGACATCTTCTCGGACCACGAGAACCTGCGCCTGGACGATCTGTTCGCGCCGGGCCGCTGCACCGTGCTGCAGCTCAACGAGGTGGACCACCGCGCGCAGCAGGCCGTCGTGGCCACGCTCCTGCGGCGTCTCTACGCGGCACGCATGCGCACGCACAGGGGCCAGGCGGACGAGGACGGCGCCGACTACCTGCCGTTCCCGGTCTTCACGTTGATCGAGGAGGCGCACAACTTCGCGCCGGCCTCCGGGGACGGAATCGCGACCGGCATTCTGAAGACGATCCTGGGAGAGGGACGCAAGTTCGGAGTGGGTGTCGGGCTGATCAGCCAGCGGCCGGGCCGGCTCGACGGCGACGCGCTCTCGCAGTGCATGACGCAGTTCCTGCTGCGCATCGTCAACCCGCTTGATCAGGAGAGCGTGTCGCGCGCGGTGGAAGGGGTGGGCCGCGATCTGCTGCGCGAGCTCCCGGCGCTCAGCAAGGGCCAGGCGCTGATGGCCGGACGCGCGGTGAACACGCCGGTGCTTTGCCGCGTGCGACAGCGCCTGACGCCGCACGGCGCGGAGGACCCGGATGCACCGGCGGCCTGGGTGGAGTACCACCGGCGCGCGGCCCAGGAGGAGCAGCGGAAGCTCGCGCTGCCTGGCGCAGCCGCCCGCGTGACGCCGCGCTCGCCCTTCCGTACCTGA
- a CDS encoding DUF1080 domain-containing protein: MRRLTSATLAAMLLAAAGLAAAAPATRLFDGHTLAGWQGDTRGTWRVEDGAIVGGSLERAVPRNEFLCTGRAYGDFVLRLKFRLRGEGAPNAGVQVRSRRLPEPANEMEGYQADLGDGYWGALYDESRRNRVLAAPDPEVVRRALRPGEWNDYEVRCEGRRIQIRLNGARTVDYTEPDPSVEQVGLIGLQVHGGGKTEVRYRDLVLEELAVADPVETPGPAGPGLWEDLAPELPDAAVRRANDRFPLSDQRNRAGWTPYRPMWDEFGGDGLDASKWLPRNPGWKGRQPAFFSPRNVEVREGELRLTMRLEEAPPELRGEGYHTFSSAAVQSVGTVRYGYFEVRAKPMASAGSSSFWFYKGDPDRWTEIDVFEIGGRAAGFERRLHMTLHVFHTPTHKTHWSVGGVLAAPFDLAGGFHVYGLEWDPAEVRFYLDGALVRRGPNTHWHQALTLNLDSETMPDWFGLPLPADLPSAYRVDYVRAWQRAPWRQ, from the coding sequence ATGAGGCGCCTCACATCGGCGACCCTTGCGGCGATGCTGCTGGCCGCCGCTGGCCTGGCGGCGGCCGCGCCCGCGACGCGCCTGTTTGACGGGCACACGCTGGCCGGCTGGCAGGGCGACACGCGCGGCACCTGGCGCGTGGAGGACGGCGCGATCGTCGGCGGATCGCTGGAGCGCGCGGTGCCGCGCAACGAGTTCCTGTGCACCGGGCGCGCCTACGGCGACTTCGTGCTGCGGCTGAAGTTCCGTCTTCGCGGCGAAGGCGCGCCGAACGCCGGGGTGCAGGTGCGGAGCCGCCGGCTGCCGGAGCCGGCGAACGAGATGGAAGGTTACCAGGCCGACCTGGGCGACGGGTACTGGGGCGCGCTCTACGACGAATCGCGGCGCAACCGCGTGCTCGCCGCGCCGGACCCCGAGGTCGTCCGGCGCGCCCTGCGCCCCGGTGAGTGGAACGACTACGAGGTGCGCTGCGAGGGACGGCGGATCCAGATCCGGCTCAACGGCGCGCGGACGGTGGACTACACGGAGCCGGACCCGAGCGTCGAGCAGGTCGGCCTGATCGGTCTGCAGGTGCACGGCGGCGGCAAGACGGAGGTGCGATATCGCGACCTCGTGCTGGAGGAGCTAGCGGTCGCCGATCCCGTTGAGACGCCCGGCCCGGCCGGACCCGGCCTCTGGGAGGATCTGGCGCCGGAGCTGCCCGATGCGGCCGTGCGCCGCGCCAACGACCGGTTCCCTCTCTCCGATCAGCGCAACCGCGCGGGGTGGACCCCCTACCGGCCGATGTGGGATGAGTTCGGCGGCGACGGCCTCGACGCGTCGAAGTGGCTGCCGCGCAACCCCGGCTGGAAGGGCCGTCAGCCCGCCTTCTTCTCGCCGCGCAACGTGGAGGTGCGCGAGGGCGAGCTGCGCCTGACGATGCGGCTGGAGGAGGCGCCGCCGGAACTGCGCGGCGAGGGGTACCACACCTTCAGCTCGGCGGCCGTGCAGAGCGTTGGCACGGTGCGCTACGGGTACTTCGAGGTGCGCGCGAAGCCGATGGCCTCGGCCGGCTCGAGTTCGTTCTGGTTCTACAAGGGCGATCCGGATCGCTGGACGGAGATCGACGTGTTCGAGATCGGTGGGCGCGCCGCCGGCTTCGAGCGCAGACTGCACATGACGCTGCACGTGTTCCACACGCCCACCCACAAGACTCACTGGTCGGTGGGCGGCGTCCTCGCGGCGCCCTTCGACCTGGCGGGCGGTTTCCACGTCTACGGGCTGGAGTGGGACCCTGCCGAGGTCCGCTTCTACCTCGACGGGGCGCTCGTCCGGCGCGGTCCCAACACCCACTGGCATCAGGCGCTGACGCTCAACCTCGATTCGGAGACGATGCCGGACTGGTTCGGGCTTCCGCTCCCGGCCGACCTGCCCTCGGCCTACCGCGTGGATTACGTACGCGCCTGGCAGCGGGCCCCCTGGCGTCAGTGA